In Vigna radiata var. radiata cultivar VC1973A chromosome 3, Vradiata_ver6, whole genome shotgun sequence, the following proteins share a genomic window:
- the LOC106757512 gene encoding GDSL esterase/lipase At1g74460 encodes MKFHLSLFVIIGIIFGIKLEGCQCKIVQFIFGDSLSDVGNNKYLSKSLAQASLPWYGIDFGNGLPNGRFSNGRTVADIIGDNMGLPRPPAFLDPSLTEDVILENGVNYASGGGGILNETGSYFIQRFSLYKQIELFQGTQELIRSRVGKDKAEKFFQGARYVVALGSNDFINNYLMPVYSDSWTYNDETFVNYLMGTLREQLKLLHGLGARQLMVFGLGPMGCIPLQRVLSASGDCQDRTNKLAIRFNQAGSKLIDELQKQLPNSSYRFGDAYDVVNDVISNPNKYGFQNSDSPCCSFGNIRPALTCIPASKLCKDRSKYVFWDEYHPSDRANELIANELIKKFGFMRADQTNPPSPSPAIAPSSNH; translated from the exons ATGAAGTTCCATCTCTCTCTATTTGTTATAATAGgtattatttttggaataaaactTGAAGGGTGCCAATGCAAGATTGTGCAGTTCATTTTTGGAGACTCCCTCTCAGATGTTGGAAATAACAAGTACCTTTCTAAAAGTCTTGCCCAGGCAAGTTTACCATGGTATGGTATTGATTTCGGCAATGGACTACCTAATGGTAGGTTCTCCAATGGTCGTACGGTTGCAGATATAATAG GTGACAACATGGGACTTCCTAGGCCCCCGGCATTTCTTGATCCATCTTTAACTGAAGATGTTATATTGGAAAATGGGGTGAATTATGCTTCTGGGGGTGGCGGCATATTGAATGAAACTGGCAGTTATTTT ATTCAAAGGTTCTCTCTGTACAAACAAATTGAGCTGTTTCAGGGGACACAGGAACTGATCAGAAGCAGAGTTGGAAAAGATAAGGCAGAAAAGTTTTTCCAGGGAGCTCGTTATGTTGTTGCTTTAGGCAGCAATGACTTCATCAACAACTATTTGATGCCTGTTTACAGTGATTCATGGACATACAATGACGAAACATTTGTGAACTACTTGATGGGAACTCTTAGAGAACAATTAAAG CTACTTCATGGGCTTGGAGCCAGGCAGTTGATGGTGTTTGGGCTGGGCCCAATGGGCTGCATTCCCCTTCAAAGAGTGCTTAGTGCATCTGGAGACTGTCAAGACAGAACAAACAAGTTGGCTATCAGGTTTAACCAAGCTGGAAGCAAGTTAATAGATGAGTTACAAAAGCAACTTCCCAATTCAAGCTACAGATTTGGAGATGCATATGATGTTGTTAATGATGTTATTAGCAACCCAAACAAATATG GATTCCAAAACTCAGACTCACCCTGTTGCTCCTTCGGGAACATTCGACCAGCTCTTACGTGTATTCCTGCATCAAAACTGTGCAAAGACAGAAGCAAGTACGTTTTCTGGGATGAGTACCATCCTTCAGATAGAGCCAATGAGCTAATTGCGAATGAGCTGATCAAGAAATTTGGGTTTATGCGTGCTGACCAAACAAATCCTCCTTCACCATCACCTGCTATTGCCCCGTCTTCAAACCATTAA
- the LOC106757020 gene encoding protein RKD1 has protein sequence MENHQLTFWNSNYQIDENSFAPTCQFSSYDYFRGNASDGFHWPYEFPLQDSYFDVVPFMKCYYPHDILYETLPLEPTPLSFQDYDFSDVKNVLSAWNEVDVSDHKPAFSSSNDGGSVNDTMEEVKGKHREERISSSARNLSRETVSQYFYMPISQAAKELNVGLTHLKKRCRELGIQRWPHRKLMSLQTLIKNMQEQVESEGPENDEKIRTAIEMLEKEKSSVEQKPDLELEDKTRRLRQACFKANYKKRKLMTMRIMEPNLPLLPYPTSIDKGGE, from the exons ATGGAGAATCACCAACTCACGTTTTGGAATTCTAATTATCAAATTGATGAAAACTCATTTGCACCAACGTGCCAATTTTCTTCGTATGATTATTTCAG AGGTAATGCCAGTGATGGGTTTCATTGGCCCTATGAATTTCCTCTGCAAGATAGCTATTTTGATGTTGTCCCTTTCATGAAGTGTTATTATCCCCATGACATTTTATACGAAACTTTGCCGCTTGAACCAACCCCACTAAGTTTTCAAG ACTATGACTTCAGTGATGTTAAAAACGTGCTTTCTGCGTGGAACGAAGTTGACGTTTCAGACCATAAGCCTGCGTTTTCATCGAGCAACGATGGTGGAAGTGTGAATGATACGATGGAAGAAGTGAAGGGTAAACACAGAGAAGAGAGAATTAGTAGCAGTGCGAGAAATCTATCAAGGGAAACCGTTTCTCAGTACTTCTACATGCCTATATCACAGGCTGCTAAAGAGCTTAACGTTGGTCTCACACACTTGAAGAAAAGGTGCAGGGAATTAGGTATTCAAAGGTGGCCACATAGGAAGCTAATGAGCCTGCAAACCCTTATTAAGAACATGCAA GAGCAAGTAGAGTCTGAGGGAcctgaaaatgatgaaaaaataagGACTGCCATTGAAATgttggagaaagaaaagagcTCGGTGGAGCAAAAACCTGATTTGGAACTTGAAGATAAAACAAGAAGGCTTAGACAAGCTTGTTTCAAGGCTAACTACAAGAAAAGGAAACTGATGACCATGAGGATCATGGAACCCAATCTTCCCTTGCTGCCCTATCCCACAAGTATTGACAAAGGGGGTGAATAA
- the LOC106757475 gene encoding uncharacterized protein LOC106757475 has translation MKSTLFHLLFLILLGLSHFACLQAVPITRTESLTQDPKVLDLAGGNIHNHKVEATIDERMDIELHDYPPSGANGRHTPKPPYP, from the exons ATGAAGAGCACTCTCTTTCACCTCCTGTTTTTGATCCTTTTAGGACTCTCTCATTTTGCATGCCTTCAAGCAGTCCCTATTACAA GAACTGAAAGCCTTACACAAGATCCTAAAGTTCTTGATCTTGCTGGGGGCAATATCCACAACCACAAG GTAGAGGCAACTATTGATGAGAGGATGGACATTGAACTCCATGACTACCCTCCATCTGGGGCTAATGGTCGTCACACACCAAAACCACCATATCCATAG
- the LOC106756822 gene encoding uncharacterized protein LOC106756822, translated as MREHVVLSVVDPLLAASLQPEHGGDQEKDLTLMVECRICQEDDTIQNLDIPCGCNGTLKFAHRECVQQWCYEKGDTICEICHQPFKPGYSATTTVYHPGDTSIDISDDWESSSIPLDLHNSRLLAIAAVEHQVPEIREGYANAAGTSGITLWHSVGLILMALLLLKNVAPLFNADVEKVLTYFYFFFLRTAAVVLPWYLMAWIIRVIQHQRQRQQAPEELAFMLQADEQG; from the exons ATGCGGGAGCACGTGGTTTTATCTGTTGTTGATCCTCTTCTTGCAGCATCTTTGCAACCTGAGCACGGTGGCGATCAAGAAAAAGATCTTACCCTAATGGTGGAGTGTCGCATTTGCCAGGAAGATGACACTATTCAAAATTTGGACATACCCTGTGGATGCAATGGAACCTTGAag TTTGCTCATAGGGAATGTGTTCAGCAATGGTGCTACGAGAAGGGTGATACAATTTGCGAAATCTGCCATCAG CCATTCAAACCTGGCTATTCTGCGACAACAACTGTTTACCATCCTGGAGATACTTCAATTGATATCAG TGATGACTGGGAAAGCTCTAGTATTCCTTTAGATTTGCACAATTCTCGACTTTTGGCTATTGCAGCTGTAGAGCACCAAGTTCCAGAGATTCGTGAAGGTTATGCCAATGCTGCTGGCACTAGTGGAATTACATTGTGGCACTCGGTTGGTCTAATT TTAATGGCTCTTTTACTTCTGAAGAATGTTGCTCCCCTCTTCAATGCTGATGTGGAGAAAGTTTTAACGTATTTTTAT tttttctttcttcgtaCGGCTGCTGTTGTCCTTCCTTGGTATCTTATGGCCTGGATAATTCGCGTAATACAGCATCAAAGGCAAAGACAA CAAGCACCTGAAGAACTTGCATTTATGCTACAAGCAGACGAACAAGGTTAG
- the LOC106757256 gene encoding protein EMBRYO DEFECTIVE 514: MAEGAAPEVADPIAVAAVDMDVEKPGENGGETNQKRSREDEEPLADEGPLADDVSKKQKVDEEKSVEEQRLENNNDQEGNRKETEEDKMAEAEAEGKEEDAASVSVKLGYKSFGSSSEMYHYFFNILHHWPQYININKYEHVMLLELLKNGHAEPEKKMGGGVRAFQVRKHPTYQSRCFFLIREDDSVDDFSFRKCVDHILPLPDGMHLKSDANKAFGGNGGGGGKGGRGWRGGRGGRGGRGGRGGRGGRGGKGGHG; this comes from the exons ATGGCAGAAGGCGCTGCACCCGAAGTCGCCGATCCCATCGCCGTCGCCGCCGTAGACATGGACGTCGAGAAACCCGGCGAAAACGGTGGCGAGACTAACCAGAAACGTTCCAGGGAGGACGAGGAGCCCCTGGCGGACGAGGGGCCCCTGGCGGACGACGTTTCGAAGAAGCAGAAGGTGGACGAGGAAAAGTCCGTAGAGGAGCAACGACTGGAGAATAACAATGATCAGGAAGGAAATAGAAAGGAAACAGAGGAAGATAAAATGGCcgaagcagaagcagaaggaaaagaagaggaTGCCGCAAGTGTTTCCGTGAAGTTGGGATACAAGAGCTTCGGTTCTTCCTCGGAGATGTACCATTACTTCTTCAACATACTTCATCACTGGCCTCAATATATCAATATTAACAAG TATGAACATGTAATGTTGTTGGAGTTGCTTAAGAACGGCCATGCAGAGCCTGAAAAAAAGATGGGTGGAGGGGTTCGCGCTTTCCAAGTTCGCAAGCATCCTACCTACCAAAGTAGGTGCTTTTTCCTCATCAGGGAAGATGACTCTGTTGATGATTTTAGCTTCAGGAAGTGTGTGGATCACATTCTTCCCTTACCAGATGGGATGCATTTGAAATCTGACGCGAATAAGGCATTTGGTGGTAATGGTGGTGGGGGAGGAAAGGGTGGCAGAGGTTGGCGTGGTGGAAGAGGTGGGCGTGGTGGAAGAGGCGGACGGGGTGGAAGAGGCGGGCGTGGTGGAAAAGGTGGTCATGGGTAA